The proteins below come from a single Mustela nigripes isolate SB6536 chromosome 14, MUSNIG.SB6536, whole genome shotgun sequence genomic window:
- the TNFRSF1B gene encoding tumor necrosis factor receptor superfamily member 1B isoform X2, with translation MAPAAVWAALAVGLQLWGAGHAVPVQVPSLPYAPGPGSTCRHREYFNKRVQMCCSKCAPGFHVRSFCTNTSDTVCARCEDSTYTQLWNWVPECLSCNSRCSADQVETQACTREQNRICTCRPGSYCTLPRQEGCRLCATLSRCRPGFGVDKPGTDTSDVVCTPCAPGTFSNTTSSTDTCKPHQICSSVAIPGNASMDAVCTSVPPSLGMAIPPASMSQPGPTRSQRMEPAPGPSMAPSTFVLLPMVPSPPTEGLSTGNISLPIGLIVGVTALVLLMIGLVNCVIVTQKKKRPFCLQGEANVPHLPADDARGAQGAEQQHLLTTAPSSSSSSLESSASTADRGAPARTPTPAPSAEKASGSGEARAGSGSSETSSGGHGTQVNVTCIVNVCSSSDHASQCASQASYTKGDVGASPSVSPDDEQVPFSKEECPFQSQPGAPETLLASPEDKPLPLGVPDAGMMPS, from the exons gTGCCATCGCTCCCCTATGCTCCAGGGCCTGGAAGCACCTGCCGGCACAGAGAGTACTTCAACAAGAGGGTCCAGATGTGCTGCAGCAAGTGTGCGCCGG GCTTCCATGTACGATCGTTCTGCACCAATACCTCAGATACCGTGTGTGCCCGCTGCGAGGACAGCACATACACCCAGCTCTGGAACTGGGTTCCCGAGTGCTTGAGCTGTAACTCCCGCTGCAGCGCCG ACCAAGTGGAGACCCAGGCCTGCACTCGGGAGCAGAACCGGATCTGCACCTGCAGACCAGGCTCGTACTGCACGCTGCCGAGGCAGGAAGGGTGCCGGCTGTGTGCAACCCTGAGCAGGTGCCGCCCGGGCTTCGGCGTGGACAAACCAG GAACTGACACTTCAGACGTGGTGTGCACTCCCTGTGCCCCCGGGACCTTCTCCAACACGACATCATCCACGGACACTTGCAAGCCCCACCAGAT ctgtaGCTCCGTGGCCATCCCGGGCAATGCCAGCATGGACGCAGTGTGCACCTCCGTGCCCCCCAGCCTGGGAATGGCCATACCCCCGGCCTCCATGTCCCAGCCAGGGCCCACACGATCCCAGCGCATGGAGCCAGCTCCAGGGCCCAGCATGGCTCCTAGCACCTTCGTTCTGTTGCCGATGGTTCCGAGCCCCCCCACCGAAGGGCTCAGCACAGGCAACATCTCTCTTCCAATTG gaCTCATCGTCGGCGTGACAGCCTTGGTTCTGCTGATGATAGGGCTGGTGAACTGTGTCATCGTGACCCAGAAAAAGA AGAGGCCCTTCTGCCTACAAGGAGAAGCCAATGTG CCTCACCTGCCGGCTGATGACGCCCGAGGCGCCCAGGGCGCAGAACAGCAGCACCTGCTGACCACCGCCCCCAGCTCCAGCAGCAGCTCCCTGGAGAGCTCAGCCAGCACCGCAGACAGGGGGGCGCCCGCCAGGACCCCGACGCCGGCACCAAGCGCCGAGAAGGCCAGTGGGTCCGGGGAGGCCCGGGCCGGCTCCGGCAGCTCAG AGACTTCCTCCGGTGGCCACGGGACCCAGGTCAACGTCACCTGCATCGTGAATGTGTGCAGCAGCTCCGACCACGCCTCTCAGTGCGCCTCACAGGCCAGTTACACGAAGGGGGACGTGGGCGCCAGCCCCTCCGTTTCCCCAGATGACGAGCAGGTCCCCTTCTCCAAGGAAGAATGCCCTTTTCAGTCCCAGCCGGGGGCCCCAGAGACTCTGCTGGCGAGCCCAGAGGACAAGCCACTGCCCCTTGGCGTGCCTGACGCTGGGATGATGCCCAGTTAG
- the TNFRSF1B gene encoding tumor necrosis factor receptor superfamily member 1B isoform X1, whose translation MAPAAVWAALAVGLQLWGAGHAVPVQVPSLPYAPGPGSTCRHREYFNKRVQMCCSKCAPGFHVRSFCTNTSDTVCARCEDSTYTQLWNWVPECLSCNSRCSADQVETQACTREQNRICTCRPGSYCTLPRQEGCRLCATLSRCRPGFGVDKPGTDTSDVVCTPCAPGTFSNTTSSTDTCKPHQICSSVAIPGNASMDAVCTSVPPSLGMAIPPASMSQPGPTRSQRMEPAPGPSMAPSTFVLLPMVPSPPTEGLSTGNISLPIGLIVGVTALVLLMIGLVNCVIVTQKKKRPFCLQGEANVPHLPADDARGAQGAEQQHLLTTAPSSSSSSLESSASTADRGAPARTPTPAPSAEKASGSGEARAGSGSSAETSSGGHGTQVNVTCIVNVCSSSDHASQCASQASYTKGDVGASPSVSPDDEQVPFSKEECPFQSQPGAPETLLASPEDKPLPLGVPDAGMMPS comes from the exons gTGCCATCGCTCCCCTATGCTCCAGGGCCTGGAAGCACCTGCCGGCACAGAGAGTACTTCAACAAGAGGGTCCAGATGTGCTGCAGCAAGTGTGCGCCGG GCTTCCATGTACGATCGTTCTGCACCAATACCTCAGATACCGTGTGTGCCCGCTGCGAGGACAGCACATACACCCAGCTCTGGAACTGGGTTCCCGAGTGCTTGAGCTGTAACTCCCGCTGCAGCGCCG ACCAAGTGGAGACCCAGGCCTGCACTCGGGAGCAGAACCGGATCTGCACCTGCAGACCAGGCTCGTACTGCACGCTGCCGAGGCAGGAAGGGTGCCGGCTGTGTGCAACCCTGAGCAGGTGCCGCCCGGGCTTCGGCGTGGACAAACCAG GAACTGACACTTCAGACGTGGTGTGCACTCCCTGTGCCCCCGGGACCTTCTCCAACACGACATCATCCACGGACACTTGCAAGCCCCACCAGAT ctgtaGCTCCGTGGCCATCCCGGGCAATGCCAGCATGGACGCAGTGTGCACCTCCGTGCCCCCCAGCCTGGGAATGGCCATACCCCCGGCCTCCATGTCCCAGCCAGGGCCCACACGATCCCAGCGCATGGAGCCAGCTCCAGGGCCCAGCATGGCTCCTAGCACCTTCGTTCTGTTGCCGATGGTTCCGAGCCCCCCCACCGAAGGGCTCAGCACAGGCAACATCTCTCTTCCAATTG gaCTCATCGTCGGCGTGACAGCCTTGGTTCTGCTGATGATAGGGCTGGTGAACTGTGTCATCGTGACCCAGAAAAAGA AGAGGCCCTTCTGCCTACAAGGAGAAGCCAATGTG CCTCACCTGCCGGCTGATGACGCCCGAGGCGCCCAGGGCGCAGAACAGCAGCACCTGCTGACCACCGCCCCCAGCTCCAGCAGCAGCTCCCTGGAGAGCTCAGCCAGCACCGCAGACAGGGGGGCGCCCGCCAGGACCCCGACGCCGGCACCAAGCGCCGAGAAGGCCAGTGGGTCCGGGGAGGCCCGGGCCGGCTCCGGCAGCTCAG CAGAGACTTCCTCCGGTGGCCACGGGACCCAGGTCAACGTCACCTGCATCGTGAATGTGTGCAGCAGCTCCGACCACGCCTCTCAGTGCGCCTCACAGGCCAGTTACACGAAGGGGGACGTGGGCGCCAGCCCCTCCGTTTCCCCAGATGACGAGCAGGTCCCCTTCTCCAAGGAAGAATGCCCTTTTCAGTCCCAGCCGGGGGCCCCAGAGACTCTGCTGGCGAGCCCAGAGGACAAGCCACTGCCCCTTGGCGTGCCTGACGCTGGGATGATGCCCAGTTAG